From a single Athene noctua chromosome 2, bAthNoc1.hap1.1, whole genome shotgun sequence genomic region:
- the STMND1 gene encoding LOW QUALITY PROTEIN: stathmin domain-containing protein 1 (The sequence of the model RefSeq protein was modified relative to this genomic sequence to represent the inferred CDS: inserted 1 base in 1 codon; deleted 1 base in 1 codon), which yields MGCNISNRVAVIQLSSEELQYNQEAKSQSRNDNIAGTEAVPSQDEAAEPLGTSKDGARLEDETSEEDCSEELPERFTSFQKSSNAESTDALLTSEFISKSWPLQETEWQKSSDILEELRMQGIIKSQSIIDRTGKVYENKRDALENTLKKPPARLEKIQFEKKEVGDFTVKDMKTSAEAKKQVREEELKMSQHITFFPATARQTTGKQTEEFCLSFENHXSTDTPQLSPLDGEPGALPKERTAVEAINNYTEDSSSLIVSLMQL from the exons ATGGGCTGCAATATCTCTAACAGGGTTGCTGTCATACAGCTGTCTTCTGAGGAGCTGCAGTACAACCAGGAAGCCAAAAGCCAG TCTAGAAATGACAACATTGCTGGAACAGAGGCTGTCCCCTCACAGGATGAGGCAGCTGAGCCACTGGGCACTTCaaaagatggagccagacttgAAGATGAGACCAGCGAGGAAGATTGCTCTGAGGAACTACCAGAGAGATTTACATCTTTTCAGAAGAGTAGCAATGCAGAAAGCACAG ACGCACTGCTCACCAGCGAGTTCATCAGTAAATCATGGCCCTTACAGGAAACAGAATGGCAAAAATCATCAGACATTCTTGAGGAGCTGAGGATGCAGGGAATAATCAAGAGTCAAAGTATCATTGACAGGACTGGAAAAGTGTATGAAAACAAG AGAGATGCCCTGGAAAATACACTGAAGAAACCAccagctaggttggaaaaaatTCAGTTTGAAAAGAAGGAAGTGGGTGATTTTACAGTGAAGGACATGAAGACTTCTGCTGAAGCAAAAAAACAG GTTAGGGAAGAGGAACTTAAAATGTCACaacacattaca ttttttccagcaactGCCCGCCAAACTACAGGGAAACAGACTGAAGAGTTCTGCCTAAGTTTTGAAAATC GGAGTACAGACACCCCTCAGCTCTCACCTTTAGATGGTGAGCCAGGGGCTCTGCCGAAGGAAAGAACTGCAGTAGAAGCCATAAACAATTATACAGAGGACTCATCAAGCCTGATAGTTTCACTGATGCAATTGTAA